A single region of the Solwaraspora sp. WMMD406 genome encodes:
- a CDS encoding FtsW/RodA/SpoVE family cell cycle protein, protein MPRVRSVRTRRNAELGLLGLALAVVALYSAAVEAAVLGTVRPGFWVPTAVVGAVFVGLHLVIRFFAPYADPALLPAVALLNGIGVAFLRRYDLAQVAAAERLDYPIFAGTGGRQLAWTLAAVVLAAGLLVLVRDHQMIARYAYTLGLAGIVLVMIPAVLPARYSEVNGAKLWILIGGFSIQPGEFAKLALLSFFAYYLVRKREVLSLASRRVLGIDFPRGRDLGPVLVVWLLSVLVLVFQKDLGTSLLYFGMFVVTLYIATERVSWLIIGLLLFFGGAFLAYYLGASVGGPFANFYQRANIWLDPFSDPYADGYQLVQGLLGLGTGGLFGAGPGGGQPLKVPEVHNDFIFAGIGEEIGLFGLSALLVIYLLVAERGLRAGLAVRDSFGKLLAGGLAFTVSLQVFVIVGGISGLIPLTGQTTPFLSAGGSSLMANWLLIALLLRISDAGRRPVTGADPRPPGTPAGPPAQLHGAPTEVIKR, encoded by the coding sequence ATGCCCCGGGTCCGGTCCGTCCGGACCCGGCGCAACGCCGAACTCGGGCTGCTCGGGCTCGCGCTGGCGGTCGTCGCGCTCTACTCCGCCGCTGTCGAAGCGGCGGTGCTCGGCACCGTCCGGCCCGGCTTCTGGGTGCCCACGGCGGTCGTCGGCGCGGTCTTCGTCGGCCTGCACCTGGTCATCCGGTTCTTCGCGCCGTACGCCGACCCGGCCCTGCTGCCGGCGGTCGCTCTGCTCAACGGGATAGGTGTGGCGTTCCTGCGCCGCTACGACCTGGCCCAGGTCGCCGCCGCCGAGCGGCTCGACTACCCGATCTTCGCCGGTACGGGTGGCCGGCAGCTGGCCTGGACCCTGGCCGCTGTGGTCCTCGCCGCCGGTCTGCTCGTCCTGGTCCGCGACCACCAGATGATCGCCCGGTACGCGTACACCCTCGGGCTGGCCGGCATCGTGCTGGTGATGATCCCGGCCGTCCTCCCGGCCCGCTACTCCGAGGTCAACGGCGCCAAGCTGTGGATCCTGATCGGCGGCTTCTCCATCCAACCGGGCGAGTTCGCCAAGCTGGCGCTGTTGTCGTTCTTCGCCTACTACCTGGTCCGCAAGCGGGAAGTCCTGTCGCTCGCCAGCCGGCGGGTGCTCGGCATCGACTTCCCGCGTGGCCGAGACCTGGGCCCGGTGCTGGTGGTCTGGCTGCTGAGCGTCCTGGTCCTGGTGTTCCAGAAGGACCTCGGCACCTCGCTGCTGTACTTCGGCATGTTCGTGGTGACGCTCTACATCGCCACCGAACGGGTCAGCTGGCTGATTATCGGTCTGCTGCTCTTCTTCGGCGGGGCGTTCCTGGCGTACTACCTCGGCGCGAGCGTCGGCGGCCCGTTCGCCAACTTCTACCAGCGGGCGAACATCTGGCTGGACCCCTTCTCCGACCCGTACGCCGACGGGTACCAACTCGTCCAAGGACTACTCGGACTCGGCACCGGCGGGCTGTTCGGCGCGGGCCCCGGCGGCGGCCAGCCGCTCAAGGTGCCCGAGGTGCACAACGACTTCATCTTCGCCGGCATCGGTGAGGAGATCGGACTGTTCGGCCTCTCCGCCCTGCTGGTGATCTACCTGTTGGTCGCCGAGCGGGGCCTGCGGGCCGGGCTGGCGGTCCGGGACTCCTTCGGCAAACTGCTCGCCGGTGGGCTGGCGTTCACCGTCTCCCTGCAGGTCTTCGTGATCGTCGGCGGGATCAGCGGCTTGATCCCGCTCACCGGTCAGACCACGCCCTTTCTCTCCGCCGGTGGCTCGTCGCTGATGGCGAACTGGCTGCTGATCGCGCTGCTGCTACGGATCTCCGACGCCGGCCGCCGGCCGGTCACCGGGGCCGACCCCCGGCCACCCGGCACCCCCGCCGGACCGCCCGCCCAGCTGCACGGCGCGCCCACGGAGGTGATCAAGCGATGA
- a CDS encoding PP2C family serine/threonine-protein phosphatase, with product MTLTLRYAAHSDRGLIRDGNQDSVYAGPRLLAVADGMGGMAAGDVASNIVIGALAPLDEDVPNDAMVDALRSAVGLANQHLRDTVDANPHLEGMGTTLTATLFSGSKIGMVHIGDSRAYLLRGGEFAQITKDDTYVQMLVDEGRISAEEASSHPQRSLLTRALDGRDIDPEYSVRQVVAGDRYLICSDGLSGVVSAETIAETLREYTDPQKCVERLVQLALRGGGPDNITVIIADATDQSIHEQAPIVGGAAARDRGMATAADDSTPAARASALSAPRAAVPEPAEAAAPGRDDDPERPRRHPVRAALVLLVLVAILGGGIWGGWSYTQRQYYVGATGDGQLAIFQGMPGEIAGVSLSTVHETSDTALDDLTTVAQDRVKQGIHVSSEAEAQRHLVELTRDEPDNPNLKPTCPPSPSPTPSLTPAPTPAPTIVAPTGSPVPPATAPVPSISPTGGPTVVPDVSGINSPAPDGAPESTPDAPPVEPVPPLTNPAGCRSVD from the coding sequence ATGACTCTGACCCTGCGCTATGCCGCCCACAGTGACCGCGGACTGATCCGTGACGGAAACCAGGATTCCGTCTATGCCGGACCGCGGCTGCTCGCCGTGGCCGACGGCATGGGCGGGATGGCCGCCGGTGACGTCGCCAGCAACATCGTCATCGGGGCGCTCGCCCCGCTCGACGAAGACGTCCCCAACGACGCCATGGTCGACGCCCTGCGCTCTGCCGTGGGACTGGCCAACCAGCATCTGCGGGACACCGTCGACGCCAATCCCCACCTGGAGGGGATGGGCACCACGCTGACCGCCACCCTCTTCTCCGGCAGCAAGATCGGCATGGTGCACATCGGTGACTCCCGTGCCTACCTGCTGCGCGGCGGTGAGTTCGCCCAGATCACCAAGGACGACACCTACGTCCAGATGCTGGTCGACGAGGGCCGGATCAGCGCTGAGGAGGCCAGCAGCCACCCGCAGCGTTCCCTGCTCACCCGCGCGCTCGACGGCCGGGACATCGACCCGGAGTACTCGGTCCGCCAAGTCGTCGCCGGCGATCGTTACCTGATCTGCAGCGACGGCCTCTCCGGAGTGGTCAGCGCGGAGACCATCGCCGAGACCCTGCGGGAATACACCGACCCGCAGAAGTGCGTCGAACGGCTGGTGCAGCTCGCGCTGCGCGGCGGTGGGCCGGACAACATCACGGTCATCATCGCCGACGCCACCGACCAGAGCATCCACGAACAGGCGCCGATCGTCGGCGGGGCCGCTGCCCGCGACCGGGGGATGGCCACCGCGGCCGACGACTCCACCCCGGCGGCGCGCGCCTCGGCGTTGTCCGCGCCCCGGGCCGCCGTACCGGAACCGGCGGAGGCCGCCGCGCCCGGCCGCGACGACGACCCGGAACGGCCCCGCCGGCACCCGGTCCGCGCGGCGCTCGTCCTGCTGGTCCTCGTCGCCATTCTCGGCGGCGGCATCTGGGGTGGCTGGAGCTACACCCAGCGGCAGTACTACGTCGGCGCGACCGGTGACGGCCAGCTGGCGATCTTCCAGGGGATGCCGGGTGAGATCGCCGGGGTCAGTCTCTCCACCGTGCACGAAACGAGCGACACCGCGTTGGACGACCTGACCACGGTCGCGCAGGACCGGGTCAAGCAGGGCATTCACGTCAGCAGCGAAGCCGAGGCGCAGCGCCACCTGGTCGAGCTGACCCGCGACGAACCGGACAACCCCAACCTTAAGCCCACCTGCCCGCCGTCTCCCTCCCCGACGCCATCGCTGACGCCGGCACCGACGCCGGCACCGACGATCGTGGCACCCACCGGGTCTCCGGTACCCCCGGCGACTGCCCCCGTCCCGTCGATCAGCCCCACCGGCGGGCCGACCGTGGTGCCGGACGTGAGCGGGATCAATTCGCCCGCGCCCGACGGTGCTCCGGAGAGCACCCCGGACGCCCCACCGGTCGAGCCGGTGCCACCGTTGACCAACCCGGCCGGTTGCCGGTCGGTCGACTGA
- a CDS encoding FHA domain-containing protein, translated as MPEFVVVVARIGFIVLLWIFVFTVVGVIRRDLFAGARSSRLVAAPRGVGGGAAPARTAKVKRGRAAHQLVVTAGQLNGTRITLGETPITIGRAEDSTLVITDDYASARHARLMPRDGQWFIEDMGSTNGTYLDRAKVTGPTPVPLAVPIRIGRTSLELRP; from the coding sequence TTGCCCGAATTCGTCGTTGTCGTCGCCCGGATCGGGTTCATCGTCCTGCTGTGGATCTTCGTGTTCACGGTGGTCGGTGTGATCCGTCGGGACCTTTTCGCCGGTGCCCGGTCGAGTCGACTGGTCGCCGCGCCGCGTGGTGTCGGCGGCGGGGCGGCGCCGGCCCGGACCGCCAAGGTGAAACGGGGGCGGGCCGCGCATCAGCTGGTGGTGACGGCAGGTCAGCTGAACGGTACGCGGATCACTCTGGGTGAGACGCCGATAACGATTGGTCGGGCAGAGGATTCCACTCTGGTGATCACCGATGACTATGCGTCAGCCCGACACGCCCGGTTGATGCCCCGTGACGGGCAGTGGTTCATCGAGGACATGGGCTCGACTAACGGGACGTACCTCGATCGCGCTAAGGTCACCGGGCCTACCCCCGTACCCCTAGCCGTGCCGATTCGCATCGGCCGCACATCTCTTGAGTTACGGCCATGA
- a CDS encoding DUF3662 and FHA domain-containing protein: MSSEPEEEPVSVLQRFEKRLEGLVEGAFAKVFKGVVHPVEILNAMQREAEAHKAILAGGRTLVPNRYVIDLSPYDHSRLAPYAAALAQELAQSQAEFIGEQAWTVYGDVIVEIERGDGLDTGMFRVTAEVFTGGDVAPVQQPAYDMPGGPPGYPPYEQQQPGGYGPPPHQQGGAGRNIRLVSGDGRTYPLQMGSTVIGRGDQANLRLPDVGISRRHARLDFDGAQVVLTDLGSTNGTMVNGQRVSAVALNPGDMIQLGTTTLTFRVDG, from the coding sequence ATGTCCTCGGAACCCGAGGAGGAGCCGGTGAGCGTGCTGCAACGCTTCGAGAAGCGTCTGGAAGGCCTAGTCGAAGGGGCCTTCGCCAAGGTGTTCAAGGGTGTCGTGCACCCGGTGGAGATCCTCAACGCGATGCAGCGGGAGGCGGAGGCGCACAAGGCGATCCTGGCCGGCGGGCGCACGCTGGTTCCTAACCGCTACGTGATCGATCTCTCGCCGTACGACCACAGCCGGCTGGCGCCGTACGCCGCCGCGCTCGCCCAGGAGCTCGCCCAGTCCCAGGCCGAGTTCATCGGTGAGCAGGCCTGGACGGTGTACGGCGACGTGATCGTCGAGATCGAGCGGGGCGACGGGTTGGACACCGGCATGTTCCGGGTCACCGCCGAGGTCTTCACCGGCGGCGACGTCGCCCCGGTGCAACAGCCGGCGTACGACATGCCCGGCGGCCCGCCCGGCTACCCGCCGTACGAGCAGCAGCAGCCCGGCGGGTACGGCCCGCCGCCGCACCAGCAGGGCGGTGCCGGGCGCAACATCCGGCTGGTGTCCGGCGACGGCCGGACCTATCCGCTGCAGATGGGTTCTACCGTGATCGGCCGGGGTGACCAGGCCAACCTGCGTCTGCCGGACGTCGGGATCTCCCGTCGACACGCCCGGCTGGATTTCGATGGTGCGCAGGTCGTGCTGACCGACCTCGGGTCGACCAACGGGACCATGGTCAACGGTCAGCGGGTCTCGGCTGTCGCCTTGAACCCTGGTGACATGATCCAGCTCGGAACGACCACGCTCACGTTCCGAGTGGATGGCTAA
- a CDS encoding NAD-dependent epimerase/dehydratase family protein — MSVALVTGSGGLIGSEAVRHFAGLGLDVVGIDNDMRREFFGAEASTAWNVETLRRDLGAAYTHQAVDIRDRDALAGLFRRYGRDIAVVIHTAAQPSHDWAVRDPFTDFDVNAGGTLNVLQNVREHCPEAPVIHCSTNKVYGDRPNSLPLIEQETRWEIAPDHPYAGGITEDMSIDACLHSVFGASKVAADVMVQEYGRYFGIRTACFRGGTLTGPAHSATELHGFLGYLMRCNMERRTYKIFGYGGKMVRDAIHSHDVVSAFEAFFRDPRPAAVYNLGGGRHSNCSHLEAFALAEQITGQQMITEYQEANRVGDHQWWIGSNAAFQRDYPDWKQVYDVPMILQEIYQANVDKWVPGK, encoded by the coding sequence GTGAGCGTCGCGTTGGTCACCGGATCCGGCGGTCTGATCGGATCGGAGGCGGTCCGGCACTTCGCCGGGCTCGGCCTGGACGTCGTCGGCATCGACAACGACATGCGCCGCGAGTTCTTCGGCGCCGAGGCCTCCACCGCCTGGAACGTGGAGACGCTGCGGCGTGACCTCGGTGCGGCGTACACCCATCAGGCGGTCGACATCCGCGACCGCGACGCCCTGGCGGGCCTGTTCCGGCGGTACGGCCGGGACATCGCCGTGGTGATCCACACCGCCGCGCAGCCGTCGCACGACTGGGCGGTCCGGGATCCGTTCACCGACTTCGACGTCAACGCCGGCGGCACCCTCAACGTGCTGCAGAACGTCCGGGAACACTGCCCGGAGGCGCCGGTGATCCACTGCTCCACCAACAAGGTGTACGGCGACCGGCCCAACAGCCTGCCGCTGATCGAGCAGGAGACCCGGTGGGAGATCGCCCCGGACCACCCGTACGCGGGCGGGATCACCGAGGACATGTCGATCGACGCCTGCCTGCACTCGGTGTTCGGCGCGTCGAAGGTCGCCGCCGATGTGATGGTGCAGGAGTACGGCCGCTACTTCGGCATCCGTACCGCCTGCTTCCGGGGCGGCACGCTGACCGGGCCGGCGCATTCGGCGACCGAGCTGCACGGCTTCCTCGGCTACCTGATGCGCTGCAACATGGAGCGGCGGACCTACAAGATCTTCGGGTACGGCGGCAAAATGGTCCGCGACGCGATCCACAGCCACGACGTGGTCTCCGCCTTCGAGGCGTTCTTCCGCGACCCGCGCCCGGCAGCGGTCTACAACCTGGGCGGCGGCCGGCACTCCAACTGCTCGCACCTGGAGGCGTTCGCCCTGGCCGAGCAGATCACCGGCCAGCAGATGATCACCGAATACCAGGAGGCCAACCGGGTCGGCGACCACCAGTGGTGGATCGGCTCCAACGCCGCTTTCCAGCGGGACTACCCTGACTGGAAGCAGGTCTACGACGTACCGATGATCCTGCAGGAGATCTACCAGGCCAACGTCGACAAGTGGGTGCCCGGGAAATGA
- a CDS encoding WecB/TagA/CpsF family glycosyltransferase: MIDQGKRNLLGVLVDAVDYETATGRVIDAARERRPLALTALAVHGVMTGVLDPAHNARLNSFDLVTPDGQPVRWGLNLLHGAGLKDRVYGPTLTLRVLRRCADEGLPIYLYGSTEETLARLVPKLEQMFPALKFAGVEPSKFRSVQPGEEVEIADRIRASGARLVLVGLGCPRQEVFAYAMRPLLDMPLMAVGAAFDYHAGLLRKPPSWMQRYGLEWLWRLGLEPKRLWRRYVILNPAYLSRLGAQKTGLWSATPPPAATDRPATFAV, translated from the coding sequence ATGATCGACCAGGGCAAGCGCAACCTGCTCGGGGTGCTGGTCGACGCCGTCGACTACGAGACCGCCACCGGGCGGGTGATCGACGCCGCCCGGGAGCGCCGGCCGCTGGCGTTGACCGCGCTCGCCGTACACGGGGTGATGACCGGGGTGCTCGACCCGGCGCACAACGCCCGGCTCAACTCGTTCGACCTGGTCACCCCGGACGGCCAGCCGGTGCGCTGGGGACTCAACCTGCTGCATGGTGCCGGCCTGAAAGACCGGGTGTACGGGCCGACGCTGACCCTGCGGGTGCTGCGGCGCTGCGCCGACGAAGGGCTGCCGATCTACCTGTACGGGTCGACTGAGGAGACGCTGGCCCGGCTGGTGCCCAAACTGGAGCAGATGTTCCCGGCGCTGAAGTTCGCCGGGGTCGAGCCGTCGAAGTTCCGCTCCGTCCAGCCGGGCGAAGAGGTGGAGATCGCGGACCGGATTCGGGCGTCCGGGGCCCGGCTGGTGCTGGTCGGGCTGGGCTGCCCCCGCCAAGAGGTCTTCGCGTACGCCATGCGCCCGCTGCTGGACATGCCGCTGATGGCGGTCGGCGCGGCCTTCGACTACCACGCCGGGCTGCTGCGCAAGCCGCCGTCCTGGATGCAGCGGTACGGCCTGGAGTGGCTGTGGCGGCTCGGGCTGGAGCCGAAACGGCTGTGGCGCCGCTACGTGATCCTCAACCCGGCGTACCTGAGCCGGCTGGGCGCGCAAAAGACCGGACTGTGGTCGGCCACCCCGCCGCCGGCCGCGACTGACCGCCCCGCCACCTTCGCCGTCTGA
- a CDS encoding IS4 family transposase, producing MVDQIAITRTVRVAAGVFAPGHLGELTQFLPFEMVDEVLAATRRTQQRIRLLPARVVVYLVLAGCLFAELGYGQVWRKPTAGLTGLDLTEPASGTLREARQRLGSTPLRALFDLLRGPAVTTATHAVRWRGLLVTAIDGTTMSVADAEAVRVRYRKQRGNHGGAGYPALRLSVLLTCGTRSIIDAVFAPLGTSELDQARSLARSLAAGMLLLADRNYAAADLIQTLAATRADLLIRCKNGRRLPVIRRYHDGSWLSTIGTVRVRVVDAEISVQTIDGVRTGGYRLITTLLDPRTHPAGELIKLYHRRWEVETAYLEIKSSILGGRVLRARTPDGIDQEVYALLVVYQILRNAMTDATDSRPGTGPDRASFTTALNAARDQVTHAAGVLADTVIDLVGAIGRAVLAHLLPERRIRVKTRMIKRSNSKYQARGPNVDRRSYKATIAIDIITNTC from the coding sequence TTGGTCGATCAGATTGCCATAACTCGGACGGTGCGGGTAGCCGCAGGTGTGTTCGCGCCGGGTCATCTGGGTGAGTTGACCCAGTTCCTGCCCTTCGAGATGGTCGATGAGGTCCTTGCCGCGACCCGTCGTACCCAGCAGCGGATCCGGCTACTCCCGGCCCGGGTCGTGGTCTACCTCGTCCTCGCAGGCTGCTTGTTCGCCGAACTCGGCTACGGGCAGGTGTGGCGGAAACCGACCGCCGGTCTGACCGGGCTGGATCTGACCGAGCCGGCCTCAGGCACGTTACGGGAGGCGCGTCAGCGGCTCGGGTCGACGCCGTTGCGGGCCCTGTTCGATCTGCTGCGCGGCCCGGCGGTCACCACGGCGACGCACGCCGTGCGGTGGCGGGGCCTGCTGGTGACAGCGATCGACGGGACCACGATGTCGGTCGCCGACGCCGAGGCGGTCCGGGTCCGTTACCGCAAACAACGGGGTAACCACGGCGGCGCGGGCTACCCGGCACTACGGCTGAGTGTCCTGCTGACCTGCGGCACCCGCTCGATCATCGACGCCGTGTTCGCTCCACTCGGCACCAGCGAACTCGACCAGGCCCGCTCCCTGGCCCGGAGCCTGGCCGCCGGGATGCTGCTGTTGGCCGACCGTAACTACGCCGCCGCCGACCTCATCCAGACACTCGCCGCCACCAGGGCCGACCTGCTGATCCGCTGCAAGAACGGCCGCCGCCTGCCGGTGATCCGCCGGTACCACGACGGATCCTGGCTGTCGACCATCGGCACGGTACGGGTGCGGGTCGTGGACGCTGAGATCAGCGTCCAGACCATCGACGGCGTCCGCACGGGCGGCTACCGGCTGATCACCACCCTGCTCGACCCACGCACCCACCCGGCCGGCGAACTGATAAAGCTGTACCACCGCCGGTGGGAGGTCGAAACCGCCTACCTGGAGATCAAATCCAGCATCCTCGGCGGCCGGGTCCTGCGCGCGCGTACTCCCGACGGCATCGACCAGGAGGTCTACGCCCTGCTGGTCGTCTACCAGATCCTGCGTAACGCCATGACCGACGCCACCGACAGCCGGCCCGGCACCGGCCCTGACCGGGCCAGCTTCACCACCGCCCTGAACGCCGCCCGCGACCAGGTCACCCACGCCGCCGGCGTCCTCGCCGACACCGTCATCGACCTGGTCGGCGCCATCGGTCGTGCGGTTCTGGCCCACCTGCTACCTGAGCGTCGGATCCGGGTGAAGACCCGCATGATCAAACGCTCGAACTCCAAGTACCAAGCCCGCGGACCCAACGTAGACCGACGCAGCTACAAAGCCACCATAGCCATCGATATAATCACAAACACTTGCTAA
- a CDS encoding winged helix-turn-helix domain-containing protein: MPSVSADYRRIANELTAKIKGGELPPGTKLPSTAQLADQYDVSPATVYRAVSLLHDRDLVIGHSGRGVYVAEK; encoded by the coding sequence GTGCCCTCAGTGTCAGCCGATTACCGACGGATCGCAAACGAACTGACCGCGAAGATCAAGGGCGGCGAGCTACCGCCGGGCACCAAGCTGCCCAGCACTGCCCAGCTTGCCGATCAGTACGACGTCAGCCCGGCGACCGTGTACCGCGCCGTCTCACTCCTGCACGACCGAGATCTCGTCATCGGACATTCCGGTCGCGGCGTGTACGTAGCGGAGAAGTAG
- a CDS encoding NUDIX hydrolase: MGSDAPLYERDPEAWQAYLAEGNAKQPRKRVSADVLIRDCEGRILLVDPQYKPNWDIPGGMAEANEPPHEAVRRELREELGLDLHVAGLLVVDWVSPHGPWDDLLSFIFDGGELTDEQISGLRIVDEELSAFEFCTAEQAQQRLRPYLWRRVAVALDALRTRTAYYLQDGHAG; this comes from the coding sequence GTGGGCTCTGACGCTCCGCTGTATGAGCGTGACCCGGAGGCGTGGCAGGCGTACCTGGCAGAGGGCAACGCCAAGCAGCCACGTAAGCGCGTCAGTGCTGACGTTCTCATCCGTGACTGCGAAGGGCGGATTCTCCTCGTTGACCCGCAGTATAAGCCGAACTGGGACATACCCGGCGGCATGGCGGAAGCCAACGAGCCGCCTCATGAGGCCGTTCGCCGTGAACTGCGAGAAGAACTCGGCCTGGACCTGCACGTGGCCGGGCTGCTGGTGGTCGATTGGGTGTCACCACACGGGCCCTGGGACGACCTGCTCTCGTTCATCTTTGATGGTGGTGAGCTGACCGACGAGCAGATCTCCGGGCTCAGGATTGTCGACGAGGAGCTGTCCGCGTTCGAGTTCTGTACCGCAGAACAGGCGCAGCAGCGGCTCCGCCCGTACTTGTGGCGGCGCGTTGCCGTAGCGCTCGATGCACTGAGGACCAGAACTGCTTATTATCTACAGGATGGACATGCCGGATAA
- a CDS encoding XRE family transcriptional regulator, translating to MRDELEEDSRPAWAQRLRSERTARGWSQSDAVRALRAHAAEPLPSDGTLLRNWKRWESGSSEPDTFYKTLIAKTYGTVTAAFFPRVGGAHAEADLLTDSGLETLEIISRIRASDVSESLLDALRITADRLCCEYPYAPPDQLYVEGKAWLRRITGLMDRRLTLAQHREVLSLAGLVALLVGCIEYDLGLRREAEGTRKAALTLGEEAGDAAIVGWAHEMRAWYALTQGDYRGAIAAADMGVAKAPNQSVAVQLAAQQAKAWARIGDRRQVETALDRGRSLLESLPYPEDTDHHFVVDPSKFDFYAMDCYRLAREDQLAGMYAREVMRSSTDPDGTERKPMRNAEARLTLGVVAARSGEIEEAVAYGRHALSGDRRSLPSLLMCSRELGQLLHEQYTNHPEALTFLDELRVLSTPAGSRQPQSS from the coding sequence ATGAGGGATGAGCTAGAGGAAGACTCGCGGCCGGCGTGGGCGCAGCGGCTTCGCTCGGAGCGGACTGCCCGGGGGTGGTCCCAGAGCGACGCGGTGCGGGCACTCAGGGCACACGCGGCAGAACCGCTCCCCTCCGACGGCACGCTGTTGCGCAACTGGAAGCGGTGGGAGTCCGGTAGCTCCGAGCCCGACACTTTTTACAAGACGCTGATTGCCAAGACCTACGGCACCGTCACGGCAGCGTTCTTCCCTCGCGTGGGTGGCGCCCATGCCGAAGCGGATTTGCTAACGGACAGTGGTCTGGAAACCCTCGAAATTATCTCCCGCATCCGCGCTTCAGATGTCTCGGAATCCTTACTTGATGCGCTCCGGATTACCGCCGACCGGCTTTGCTGTGAGTACCCCTACGCCCCTCCGGATCAGCTCTACGTGGAGGGTAAGGCGTGGCTTCGACGCATTACAGGGCTCATGGACCGCCGGTTGACGCTCGCGCAGCACCGAGAGGTCCTGTCGCTTGCTGGTCTGGTTGCCCTGCTCGTCGGGTGTATCGAATACGATCTGGGGCTGCGGCGAGAAGCGGAGGGCACCCGTAAGGCGGCGCTGACCCTCGGCGAGGAGGCGGGCGACGCTGCAATCGTCGGTTGGGCGCACGAGATGCGCGCGTGGTACGCGCTGACACAGGGCGACTATCGGGGAGCGATAGCCGCTGCTGACATGGGGGTAGCGAAGGCCCCCAACCAGAGCGTCGCTGTGCAGTTGGCAGCGCAGCAGGCCAAGGCATGGGCGCGTATCGGGGACCGCAGACAAGTGGAGACGGCACTTGATCGCGGCCGGTCACTCCTGGAGTCGCTGCCCTACCCGGAGGACACCGACCACCATTTCGTCGTTGATCCATCGAAGTTCGACTTCTACGCGATGGACTGCTACCGGTTGGCCCGGGAGGACCAGCTTGCCGGGATGTACGCCCGTGAAGTCATGCGATCCTCCACTGATCCGGACGGCACCGAACGAAAGCCCATGCGGAACGCCGAGGCACGTTTGACGCTAGGTGTGGTCGCCGCGCGCAGCGGAGAGATCGAGGAAGCAGTGGCCTACGGCCGCCATGCGCTGTCGGGCGACCGCAGGTCTCTACCGTCTCTCCTCATGTGCTCCCGTGAGCTAGGGCAGCTGTTGCACGAGCAGTACACCAACCACCCTGAGGCGCTGACCTTTCTGGACGAGCTACGAGTCCTCAGCACCCCAGCAGGCTCTCGGCAGCCTCAGTCATCGTAG
- a CDS encoding DivIVA domain-containing protein, with product MRRLLDLFRRRPVRGRRHRRLLAEIAEHTRRNAAQTPTGQRRPGRRDPNTVGHYYERPARPSISPGLVRDRRFGDRVRHGCDPNEVRAFLHLVADELAALRAELHSTQDENVRIKQALRDWQSQQFQHSQAGAAA from the coding sequence GTGCGCAGACTTCTCGACCTGTTCCGCCGGCGGCCGGTGCGCGGCCGCCGCCACCGGCGGCTGCTCGCCGAGATCGCCGAGCACACCCGGCGCAACGCGGCACAAACGCCGACCGGCCAGCGTCGCCCAGGGCGGCGCGATCCGAACACGGTCGGCCACTACTACGAGCGGCCGGCGCGGCCGTCGATCAGCCCCGGCCTGGTCCGCGACCGCCGGTTCGGCGACCGCGTCCGGCACGGCTGCGACCCCAACGAGGTACGCGCGTTTCTGCACCTGGTCGCCGACGAGCTGGCCGCCCTGCGCGCCGAACTGCACTCCACCCAGGACGAAAACGTACGGATCAAGCAGGCGTTGCGGGACTGGCAGTCGCAGCAGTTCCAGCACTCGCAGGCGGGAGCGGCGGCGTGA
- a CDS encoding type II toxin-antitoxin system VapC family toxin, with amino-acid sequence MIVVDASVIASVLVYSDDRGRKARAVLGRDPEWAAPEHWKVEVFSVMRGLALGGKITSEVAARAVDRISRLGVDTVPIDDLLTRMWQFKANISAYDAPYVALAERRSLTLVTADGKLARAASAYCRVELVA; translated from the coding sequence ATGATCGTCGTCGACGCATCGGTCATCGCGAGCGTGCTCGTCTACAGCGACGATCGCGGACGCAAGGCCCGCGCCGTGCTGGGCCGCGATCCCGAGTGGGCGGCACCGGAGCACTGGAAGGTCGAGGTCTTCTCCGTCATGCGAGGACTCGCGCTCGGCGGGAAGATCACCAGCGAGGTGGCGGCGCGGGCGGTCGACCGGATCAGCCGCCTCGGCGTCGACACCGTACCGATCGACGATCTGCTCACCCGGATGTGGCAGTTCAAGGCGAACATCAGCGCGTACGACGCACCCTACGTCGCCCTCGCGGAACGCCGATCCCTGACGTTGGTGACCGCCGACGGCAAACTCGCCCGAGCGGCGAGCGCGTACTGCCGGGTCGAACTCGTCGCGTAG